A DNA window from Undibacterium sp. YM2 contains the following coding sequences:
- a CDS encoding YqaA family protein, whose amino-acid sequence MIEAAVHWLLSVLAVPEVGLSSVFLISFISATLLPMGSEPAVFAVIRSNPALFWQVIIVATIGNTLGGMVDYGMGYAAKQAFDRERESYWYRWLQHFGAKTMLLAWLPGIGDPICTLAGWLRLPFWPSVLYMAVGKFLRYIVITWLLLKVPEGVWSKIANFIF is encoded by the coding sequence GGCCGTACCTGAAGTCGGTTTGAGTTCGGTATTTCTCATCAGTTTTATTTCAGCCACCCTGTTACCCATGGGGTCTGAACCGGCAGTTTTTGCTGTCATCAGGAGCAATCCCGCGCTTTTCTGGCAAGTCATCATCGTCGCTACCATAGGCAATACTCTGGGTGGCATGGTCGACTATGGCATGGGCTATGCCGCCAAGCAGGCTTTTGACCGCGAACGTGAGAGTTACTGGTATCGCTGGCTACAGCATTTTGGTGCCAAGACCATGCTGCTGGCCTGGCTGCCCGGCATAGGTGACCCCATCTGCACCCTGGCAGGCTGGCTGCGCCTGCCTTTCTGGCCCAGCGTGTTATATATGGCCGTGGGTAAGTTTCTGCGTTATATCGTCATAACCTGGTTATTGTTGAAGGTGCCAGAAGGGGTCTGGTCCAAAATCGCCAACTTCATCTTCTGA